The Candidatus Gracilibacteria bacterium genome contains a region encoding:
- the lipB gene encoding lipoyl(octanoyl) transferase LipB, translated as MQNVLFEHLGTLSYQKAWKYQQEVFDRIFDVKKQNRQLEAKEKQMPTPNYLLFCQHNPVFTMGKAGSLDNLLLSEKELNQKEIQYFEINRGGDVTFHGLEQLVGYPILDLMNFKQDLHWYFRELEEVIIQTMQTYNLDAGRVKGLTGVWIDPNSENPRKICAIGIRASRWITMHGFALNVNTDLSYFDLIIPCGIKDKGVTSLEKELGKKINMKEVEQRVKEQFEKVFNVKIV; from the coding sequence ATGCAAAACGTTTTATTCGAACATTTAGGAACTCTTTCTTATCAAAAAGCATGGAAGTATCAACAAGAAGTTTTTGATAGAATTTTTGATGTCAAAAAACAAAATCGTCAATTAGAAGCCAAAGAAAAACAAATGCCTACGCCTAATTATCTTCTTTTTTGTCAGCATAACCCTGTTTTTACGATGGGAAAGGCTGGTTCTTTAGATAATTTATTGCTTTCTGAAAAAGAATTAAATCAAAAAGAAATTCAATATTTTGAGATAAATAGAGGTGGTGATGTTACTTTTCATGGTTTGGAACAGCTTGTTGGTTATCCTATTTTGGATTTAATGAATTTCAAACAAGATTTGCATTGGTATTTTAGAGAGTTAGAAGAAGTAATTATTCAAACCATGCAAACCTATAATTTAGATGCTGGACGAGTAAAAGGACTGACAGGCGTTTGGATAGACCCAAATTCAGAAAATCCAAGAAAGATTTGTGCAATCGGAATTCGTGCAAGTAGATGGATAACTATGCACGGTTTTGCGTTGAATGTAAACACAGATTTATCTTATTTTGATTTGATAATTCCTTGTGGAATAAAAGACAAAGGCGTAACTTCTTTAGAAAAAGAATTAGGAAAAAAAATAAACATGAAAGAGGTAGAACAACGAGTAAAAGAGCAGTTTGAAAAAGTATTTAATGTGAAAATTGTTTAG
- a CDS encoding aminodeoxychorismate/anthranilate synthase component II, translated as MILLLDNFDSFTYNLWDYVQRLGVECKVFRNDTPLEELQKHNFTGIILSPGFGKPQEAGNMMEVIDYYHQKLPILGVCLGHQALGIYFGAKLMYAEKPMHGKVSIINCKVDTKTDLIFQNMPSQIEVVRYHSLLIELEKEKNNVLIPTAYTQKGELMAFSHITLPIKTIQFHPEAALTEYGLQMLDNWLQLTFVEARV; from the coding sequence TTGATACTGCTTTTAGATAATTTTGATTCTTTTACCTATAATTTATGGGATTACGTTCAGCGTTTGGGAGTAGAATGTAAAGTTTTTAGAAATGATACGCCTTTAGAAGAACTACAAAAACATAATTTTACAGGAATTATTCTTTCCCCTGGATTTGGAAAGCCACAAGAAGCTGGAAATATGATGGAAGTGATTGATTATTACCATCAAAAATTACCTATTTTGGGGGTTTGTTTGGGACATCAAGCACTAGGAATTTATTTTGGTGCAAAACTGATGTATGCAGAAAAGCCAATGCACGGAAAAGTTTCTATCATAAACTGTAAAGTAGATACTAAAACCGATTTGATTTTTCAAAATATGCCTTCACAGATTGAAGTGGTGCGTTATCATTCTTTATTGATAGAATTAGAAAAAGAAAAAAATAATGTATTGATTCCCACAGCCTACACCCAAAAAGGCGAATTAATGGCTTTTTCTCATATAACACTTCCCATAAAAACAATTCAATTTCATCCAGAAGCAGCTTTGACAGAATATGGATTGCAAATGTTAGATAATTGGCTTCAACTAACATTTGTAGAAGCTAGGGTTTAG